One genomic window of Luteitalea pratensis includes the following:
- a CDS encoding ABC transporter permease, with amino-acid sequence MAHLPRSDEDFSDEIEAHLALETDRLVADGMSPDEARAAARRAFGSPRRSRVHFYESRRTMWFDHAGREVRGALRTLLHHRGVSVLAVVMLALGIGANVAMFSVLRAVLLQPSPFVDPDGLAMIWQTDRATGTTREPASIPDYADVSARATTLATVAAFTGSDVNVMPDSGGDPFRVATLSVSGSFLPMLGVEPLVGRTFRADEDRPGGRRVVIIGERLWADRFGRDAAVTRRTLRIDDVPYEIVGVVPRTADYGVLQILSAAAYGRAFADRGHVSVDAWLPLRADAGTASRDNHPIFVIGRLTRGITVAAAGDELTRIAADLERTYPSSNDGRGIFVEPLNDVVLGPVRPALYALMGAVALVLLVACVNAASLLLVQAGARAREVAVRAALGAGRWRLLGQFLAEGVILSTVAVVLGVGLAWWALRALVSFAPASLPRTSAIAVDVPALLAAVAAGAVVALGAALVPAFQVRQLDVQTTLKAEGGRTASGGRARRRVLGILAVAQVALAMVMVTGAGLLMRSFLELSGVAPASAPMAC; translated from the coding sequence ATGGCTCATCTACCGCGCTCGGACGAGGACTTCTCCGACGAAATCGAGGCCCACCTCGCACTCGAGACCGACCGGCTCGTCGCCGACGGGATGAGTCCGGACGAGGCGCGCGCCGCCGCGCGCCGGGCGTTCGGAAGCCCCCGGCGCTCGCGCGTGCACTTCTACGAATCGCGGCGAACGATGTGGTTCGACCATGCCGGGCGGGAGGTCCGCGGGGCGCTGCGCACGCTGCTGCACCACCGTGGCGTCAGCGTCCTCGCGGTGGTGATGCTGGCCCTCGGCATCGGCGCCAACGTCGCCATGTTCAGCGTCCTGCGCGCCGTGCTGTTGCAGCCATCACCGTTTGTCGATCCCGACGGGCTCGCCATGATCTGGCAGACCGATCGGGCAACAGGGACGACGCGTGAGCCCGCGTCGATTCCCGACTATGCCGACGTGTCGGCACGCGCCACGACGCTGGCGACCGTCGCCGCGTTCACCGGCTCCGACGTGAACGTGATGCCGGACTCCGGCGGCGATCCGTTCCGTGTCGCGACGCTGTCGGTGTCGGGGTCTTTCCTGCCGATGCTCGGCGTCGAACCTCTCGTGGGGCGCACGTTCCGCGCCGACGAAGATCGCCCCGGCGGGCGCCGCGTCGTGATCATCGGCGAGCGGCTCTGGGCCGATCGGTTCGGCCGCGACGCCGCCGTCACGCGTCGTACACTGCGCATCGACGACGTCCCGTACGAGATCGTCGGGGTCGTACCGCGGACGGCCGACTATGGCGTGCTGCAGATCCTGTCGGCAGCGGCGTACGGCCGCGCCTTCGCGGACCGCGGCCACGTCAGCGTTGACGCCTGGCTTCCGCTGCGAGCCGATGCGGGCACGGCGTCCCGCGACAACCATCCAATCTTCGTCATCGGGCGCCTGACCCGTGGCATCACCGTCGCGGCCGCGGGCGACGAGTTGACGCGCATCGCTGCCGATCTAGAACGCACGTACCCCTCGTCCAACGACGGGCGGGGCATCTTCGTCGAGCCGCTGAACGACGTCGTGCTCGGTCCGGTACGCCCGGCCTTGTACGCATTGATGGGGGCCGTCGCCCTGGTCCTGCTGGTGGCGTGCGTGAACGCCGCGAGCCTGCTGCTCGTCCAGGCCGGTGCCCGCGCCCGAGAGGTGGCCGTGCGCGCCGCCCTTGGCGCCGGGCGATGGCGCCTCCTCGGTCAGTTCCTGGCCGAGGGCGTGATCCTCAGCACCGTCGCTGTGGTCCTCGGCGTCGGGCTCGCCTGGTGGGCGCTGCGAGCGCTCGTGTCGTTCGCGCCGGCATCGCTGCCTCGGACGTCCGCGATTGCGGTCGACGTGCCTGCCCTGCTCGCCGCCGTGGCGGCCGGTGCGGTCGTCGCGCTCGGCGCGGCGCTGGTACCGGCCTTCCAGGTTCGTCAATTGGACGTCCAGACCACCCTCAAGGCCGAGGGCGGTCGCACCGCATCCGGTGGGCGCGCACGCCGACGAGTCCTCGGCATCCTGGCCGTGGCACAGGTCGCGCTCGCGATGGTCATGGTCACCGGCGCCGGCCTGCTGATGCGGAGCTTCCTGGAACTCAGTGGCGTCGCGCCGGCTTCCGCGCCGATGGCGTGCTGA
- a CDS encoding PadR family transcriptional regulator, with the protein MSTRESPTDRVNLLQGTLDLLILRMLLFGPQHGQGIARAIEQQAADSLLVDHGSLYPALQRLEAREWISASWGTSENNRRARFYTLTQAGRRQLTVETRQWQRLATAIARILGNAPEGA; encoded by the coding sequence ATGTCGACCCGAGAGTCTCCCACTGACCGCGTCAACCTGCTCCAGGGCACCCTCGACCTGTTGATCCTGCGGATGCTGCTGTTCGGCCCGCAGCACGGCCAGGGGATCGCCCGTGCGATCGAGCAACAGGCCGCCGACAGCCTGCTCGTGGACCACGGCTCGCTCTATCCAGCCTTGCAGCGCCTCGAGGCACGCGAGTGGATCTCGGCGTCGTGGGGTACCTCCGAGAACAATCGGAGGGCTCGCTTCTACACCCTCACACAGGCAGGGCGTCGCCAGCTCACCGTCGAGACTCGACAGTGGCAGCGGCTCGCCACGGCGATCGCGCGCATTCTCGGCAACGCGCCCGAAGGAGCGTAG